Below is a window of Acanthochromis polyacanthus isolate Apoly-LR-REF ecotype Palm Island chromosome 18, KAUST_Apoly_ChrSc, whole genome shotgun sequence DNA.
CCCGAATGACCACCTGAAACAGcgaaaaacaccataaaaattAACCTGTGCAGGTAAAAAAGGTAACTAAACTGTTTTAACACAAAGTCTCAGAGCTGCAGCAACGTTCTGTCTCCGTTAGTGACATTATCTGATGGTAAAAAGCAGATCATGAACAAAATTCTTCACAAACCCActgaaaatctaaattaaaattGAATGTGCTTGCAGCTTGTTAGGACTCTttagcctccacacagcagggggcgctgcagcACAAACCAGTTAAATAAAGAAACATGAAGTTTTCAGTCACTCACACGTCGCTCTGGTGCGTATAGATGCGATCGAATAACGCTTCAGGAGCCATCCACTTCACCGGCAACCGACCCTGCAGGAAATTTAAAAACGTCAGCATGTTGTCAGAGTTTATTTATATTCAGTGAGTTAATGTTAAAGTTTGTCGTACGTTTGTCGTCTTCTTGTAGTAATCAATGTGGTGGATGTCTCTGGCCAGACCAAAGTCTGcgattttcatcacattgtcatCAGTGACGAGGACGTTTCTGGCTGCCAGGTCTCTGTGAATACACTGAAACAAAAAGGAAGAGATAAGaagtgatgctgccaccaccgtgcttcatgtcatgatgctgcctccaccgtgcttcacgtcatgatgctgccaccaccatgtttcacgtcatgatgctgccaccaccgtgtttcacgtcatgatgctgccaccaccgtgcttcacatcatgatgctgcctccaccatgtttcacgtcatgatgctgccaccaccgtgcttcacatcatgatgctgccaccaccgtgcttcatgtcatgatgctgcctccaccatgcttaatatcatgatgatgccaccaccgtgcttcacatcatgatgatgccaccaccgtgcttcacatcatgatgctgccaccaccgtgcttcacatcatgatgatgccaccaccgtgcttcacatcatgatgctgcctccaccatgcttaatatcatgatgctgccaccaccatgcttcatatcatgatgctgcctccaccgtgcttcacctcatgatgctgcctccaccatgcttcatatcatgatgctgcctccaccatgcttcatatcatgatgctgcctccaccgtgcttcacagtgggaatTATGTGTTGGTGATGATTGATCTTCTAGTCTTGATTTAGCttccttattttatttttagtaatATATCATACTTATTTCTTCCCTGGTTGATTATGTTGTAGTATTGCTTTGCCTTTTTTTAAGCTGATAAAAATGAACCAACTGGGCcccacaaattaaaaaaaactccaattCAAACAGCTCAGATACACAGAACTTTAAATTCATCCTTCTACATTCACATTCAGTCACTTTTAAAGCAAATCTGTAAATTCATCATGACTTCCTGCCAGCAGAAAGGATTCTCTGACCTTCTTTGAGGCCAGGTAGGACATCCCTCTGGCCACCTGGTAGGCGGCTGACACCAGCTCTCGGACCTCCACGCTGCCCAGCGACGCCTGCCTCGACCCACTCCAGTACTCTAACCCGGCCGGGCGGCGGGATCGCAGATACTCCCGGAGGTTCCCCTGAGAGGCGTATTCCACCACCACGTACAGAGGACCTGGTCCAGAACAGAGCAAACCGGTTAGAACCtgaaacacaacctgcagaTTTAAAGCATGTTCAGACTGAACCAGACTCACCGTCCTGCGTGCAGGCGCCCAGCAGGTTGATGATGTTCTTGTGTTTGCcgatcatcttcatcatctccaTTTCAGAGATCAGGTCGGACAGATCCTTCTCTGTGGCGTCGGCTGAAAAATCATCAAggtattaaaatataaattaaactcATTCAAACTGAGCGgaacagaaatacagaaatcatttacaGGTTACTTCCTTATtctggatggaaaactgatctAAAGTCTCAGTTGTCTTCAGACTgaatcaggttgtcctccaggatttctgtagactttgctgcattcattttatcctctacctttacaagccttccaggccctgctgctgaagaacatcatgatgctgccaccaccatgcttcacatttaTGATGATGTTCTTTGTTTGGTATCGTCTAAACTaaggctggacccgaatatcccgaatatctgaatattcgttcactacggcagtatccggatattaattttggtatctgaatattcggcCCGTGCCCCCCCCTGCTCAGATGTTACCGGGTGGAACGAATATTTGGCGTTACggtcttcccttcgccttcggcccacttcggctcatccattcgtgtttcttaccaccacctgaatggccgggtggctgctgactctgacgtcacgcttcactttgttgcataaacacaagatgctgaagacctctgctgtttgagaattcttcagtttaactgaagacaaaacgaaggcaaaatttgcatctgggagaccagacgaatggatccaccccccacccaccccccggTCGAACGTTATGGGGCgtaacgaatattcggatattcgtcctTAATaaggcccgaatatccggagaccagaaaccactattcgggccagccctagtctAAACctatcatctagtctgatggacataaagctccatcctggtctcctcagaccaaagaaccttcttccaggtgtcttcagagtctccacatgtcttctggtgaactctagtccacatttaattggatctttttccatcagaatctttctctttgtctccatgaagctttgactggtgaagaacagacaacagttgttggatgaacagtctgaagctggaactccttcagaggagtcataggagtcttggtggcctccctcactagtctctttcttaaaactttttttttgtaaatcctTGTCCAAAAAGCCTAATTAAATcaattcaatgttgaaaagcaataaaaacggAAAACTTCCAAGGGGTGTGAACAATTCCATGGATGCcgttttttgtatttgtttcgTACATCTTTGCCCTGTTGtcttgttattgttttgttgttgtcttgttaCAACCTCACTCTTTTGCACTGTGATATACTCTCAAGAACAAATCCCTTCAATCAGAGTCTTCCTCTCACCTTTGAGCATCTTCACGGCCACCTTGGTGAGACGAGTCGGTTTGTTTTTGTCGATCCCGACAGCCTCGGCCAGAACCACCTGACCGAAACATCCTTCGCCCAGAGGTTTACCCAGAGTCAACCTGAGGAGAGAAGATACATCCAACAGGTCAGGAAACAAACAACCAGGTCTGATAGAGAAGCTCAGAAAATAAACGCTCATGATAAGGGATGCAGCAGTGTTTGCAGTTAAAAACCGTCGTACCGATCCCGAGGAAGCTCCCAAACCGGATCGTAGGGAAGCTCGTACTCCGACACTCCGGCCAGGATGGTGGTGGCGGCGCTGGAGAGTCGAGACTGACGCATTAAACACTTTCCTGACTGCAGCGAGGACGAAGACTCCACTGAGACCTGCAGAGGGAAAACGTTAGCGTCTGATCACCTGAGGCCGGAGCAGCACTGGGACAGGTAGACCCTCACCTGTTTCCTCAGAGGGATGGTCTTGGCCAGTTTCTGGACGGCCAGCTGGCCGCTGAAGTCGCTCTTCTTCGGGGTGCAGCAGAGCCGGCAGATCACGGCGGTGGCAGTGAGGATGATGACAATGAAGAAGCCGAGGCAGTAGATGAAGATCTCCAGGTAGGTCTGGGAGGGCAGCGGCGCCGGCGGCAGCTCTGAGGACGGACAGCATGGACGTTTACAGAGAAACAGAGGGTTCTAGTAACTTGTGGAGCCGCTGAAGCTTCGTTAGCGTACCGTTGACCACCGTGAGCCACGCTGAGTGATACGCCAGGCCGATGGAGTTCCCTGCCAGACAGGTGTATTCACCTGCATCATCCAGACTCACGTTCCTCAGAGTCAGAACCTCCATTTCTTTATCCGTTGTGTTCAGTCCTGCAgtctgagacaaaaacaaactcctTTGTTAAACTTCCCGTCTGGTCCAAAGATCAAAATACAGTCGAATTTTCATGTTCATCTGGAAAGTTTAAAAACAGCATCAGgcaagataagacaagataagatatgATAAGatacctctatggacttcaaggagctggaactctggagatattcacagtatgaaagtagaactctgatcattattaaagttactggagatgaagaaccagatgttctgagaaGGTTTAGGGGTaagtttgattgattttggCTCAACTGTCTCCAGCttattgtgatgttttgttcttCGTCTTAtgattttatttcttctatCTTTCCATTCTAACTTCCTGGTATTGATCCAGTTCAGTTCTGCTAttgttttctcatattttgtctcaGAAATGATTAGAAAATCAGACTCTGTTTCAAATTTGTTCTTCTACCAATAAATCTGCAGGCGTTGAGCTTCTGTTTGGATTGAAGGAAACTAAAGGTCCGTGCGAGGCGGCTGGCTGCAGGCCTCCCACAACAAACCAAACTGTGTTTCATGGTGAAGCCTCAACACTCCACAGATGTGGTCGACTCTGCTGTCGGAGACAAACCAAGTCATGCAACAGCCGGCGAGTGAAggttaaaacaaagacagacgTCAGTAAATCAAACTGGAGCAGAAAGAGGAACCAACAACCGGAGCAGCTTTGGTTCTGGATCAGTCTGAAGATCTAACAACTGCTGCCATGGTTTCTAATCATCCAGAGGTTTTTGCAGCTTTGAGCACCTTTAGCAAGTGTCCAGATCTGGAATTAAACATTGTTAAGGATCTGTGGCTGTAGAGAACATCCCTGTTTATGCTGTCAAATACAGCTTTAACTCGTCGGTTATTCACCAACTATTGTGACAGTTTGGttaactgtatttatttttttgttcaaaacagcTTCTTAAATATTAAGCTTCTATGATAAACCTTAAATTCCTCTGCAGGCGAAATATTCAAGCTTCTCCAGGAGACGATTTATTGagtttctgtcttcttctgtggtgattGCTGAATTAACAGGATCTATATAAGTGAACGTTCTTGCTGTTGGTACCTTCAGAACCAGGACGTATGGATGTCCGTTTGGCCCCACTCTGCTGCCGTTCACCGTGATGTGTTTCAGCCACTGGATGTGAGGTTGTGGGTCGCTGAAAACTCGACAAACAAACGACACGTCGCTGCCGACGACTGCAGTCTGGTTGGCTGGCAGTCCGGCCTGAAGGATCGGCCGGTGAGGAGAACgttctgcagaaacacagaagcaGGTGATTACTTCAAGAACTGGGGGAAAACTGAATATCCTAGAATTTTTTTGCCccagtttttccagtttgttgttaataaatggtgtcattttggttatATTTAAAGACAACATCTTTCAAAGCAGACAAAGTTTTGAAGTTTAGATGATGtgcagaggagaagaaaatTTTGGTGGCAAATTTTtgaaagagacataaaaaaaaagtgagtctaataaaaagaaaatcacaatttttaagtgtaatttgccatttttttctggTGTTCTTGCACATAAATGATTATTTCAAGGACTGTgggaaaactgaaaatctgatgattcatTCCGTTTTTTTAGTTTCTGTCGCTGATAAATTGcatcattttggtgattttttattAAGAAAGCACGTCTTTCAAACCCACTGGCAGGCTTTTGGAGTTCAATTTGTTAACAgcaattaatcaatcaatcaattattCACTAACATCTCTGGACAGATGATCCTCTTACCGACTACATCCAGCTGGTAGGTGTGTTTCAGGCTTCCATATTCGTTCTCCACCACACAGGTGTAGTTTCCTTTATCAGACGGAACCACTGACTCCATTATCAGAGTCCACATGTGGTCCCTGATCTGAGAAACCCAGAAGAAGAAGGATTAGATCTCTGTCGAACACCAGTTTGGAGCTCTGATGTTTCATTTTCAGAGCTGCTGACCCACCTTGAACCCTCCGATCCTCTGGTCCTTCCTCAGCTCCTTCCCGTTCTTGTACCAGCGCAGCGTTGGAGGCGGGTTTCCGGTCGCCTGGCACTTCAGCTTGACCGTCTTGCTGGCCGGGACAGCGTGCAGCTTCTTATCCATCCACTCGGGCGACACCCACTGAGGCGCCAGCGCTAAAGGCGAGAGGTAAACATCCTGATTACGATCATTAGCCAGACTCAAACACAGCACAGACAGAACGAGGCGGCGGAGGCTCACGCTGCAGCTTCTCGTTGCTCGTCGACAGCTCATTCGACAGTTTGTTCTCCTCCGAGGACGATTTGTCGTCCTCTTCATCCTCCGAGGATTTCAGAGCATCGCCTGAAACACAAGTGAGGTCAGAGTTCAACGTGACAGCAATTGGTTCAGAGTTTAAcctgacaggaagtggttcagagtttaacctgacaggaagtggttcagagtttaacctgacaggaagtggttcagagtttaacctgacaggaagtggttcagtgtttaacctgacaggaagtggttcagagtttaacctgacaggaagtggttcagagtttaacctgacaggaagtggttcagtgtttaacctgacaggaagtggttcagagtttaacctgacaggaagtggttcagagtttaacctgacaggaagtggttcagtgtttaacctgacaggaagtggttcagagtttaacctgacaggaagtggttcagagtttaacctgacaggaagtggttcagagattaacctgacaggaagtggttcagagtttaacctgacaggaagtggttcagagattaacctgacaggaagtggttcagagattaacctgacaggaagtggttcagtgtttaacctgacaggaagtggttcagagattaacctgacaggaagtggttcagtgtttaacctgacaggaagtggttcagtgtttaacctgacaggaagtggttcagtgtttaacctgacaggaagtggttcagagtttaacctgacaggaagtggttcagagattaacctgacaggaagtggttcagtgtttaacctgacaggaagtggttcagtgtttaacctgacaggaagtggttcagtgtttaacctgacaggaagtggttcagagtttaacctgacaggaagtggttcagagtttaacctgacaggaagtggttcagagtttaacctgacaggaagtggttcagagtttaacctgacaggaagtggttcagtgtttaacctgacaggaagtggttcagagtttaacctgacaggaagtggttcagagtttaacctgacaggaagtggttcagagtttaacctgacaggaagtggttcagtgtttaacctgacaggaagtggttcagagtttaacctgacaggaagtggttcagtgtttaacctgacaggaagtagttcagagtttaacctgacaggaagtggttcagagattaacctgacaggaagtggttcagtgtttaacctgacaggaagtggttcagagTTTAACgtgacaggaagtggttcagtgtttaacctgacaggaagtggttcagagtttaacctgacaggaagtggttcagagattaacctgacaggaagtggttcagtgtttaacctgacaggaagtggttcagagtttaacctgacaggaagtggttcagtgtttaacctgacaggaagtagttcagagtttaacctgacaggaagtggttcagagattaacctgacaggaagtggttcagtgtttaacctgacaggaagtggttcagagTTTAACgtgacaggaagtggttcagtgTTTAACCTGACAGGAAGTAGTTCAGAGTTTAACCTGACAGGAAGTGCTTCAGAGTTTAACCTGACAGGAAGTGCTTCAGAGTTTAACCTGACAGTAATTGGTTCAGAGTTTAACCTGACAGTAATTGGTTCAGAGTTCAACCTGACAGGAAGTTAGTTTGTGGATTCACCTCTCGAGTCAACAGTTCAGTTCTCTTCATCTCACATCTGCCTGATTTGTTTTCTGTGCATGTTATcaattaaaatatgcaaaagttTTGGTCATGGGTGTTGTAACTTTTGGGTCAATTTTGGCATCATTTTCTTCTCGCCAATCTCTGGATCAAAGGTTAAGAAATAACCTAGAGTCCTGAAGTTTTGCAGATTCATTGATATCTACATCTGATCTCCAATGTTTCAACGCTGCTTTGATAGAATAATATAAACAGGCTCTACGATGAAACAAATTGATCAAAAAAGTTCTGTCGACTCCGATAGTCAAGCAACCATAAAAGTCAACTATTGGAGTGGTTTCACCATCATACCTGCTCAATGACTGCTCTAATATTGGCCATAAACGGAAAGAAAACCCTGACTGGCACCAAACTCTACATTTTAAAGCTCATAGTAGTgccaaacaggaaaacaaaggaaaaaatcagctgtttgcagtgaaaaatgaaggtTTTGTGGTTGGTTGACTATCGaagtcaagaaaaatatttaacttttcttttttttttttttaccaaatttgCACCATCATGTAACtggtttgtattattctatCAAAGCAGGGTTGAACCATTGGAGATCATATGAAGATATCAATGAATCTGCAAAATTCACAACTTCAGCTACATTGTTTCTCAAGTTATGACTTTAATCCACAGACTGGAGTGAAAGAAAATTATGACTCTGCTTCTTTAGGAACACTTTTAACCCAAAAACCAAAGTTAACTTTTAAACATGTGATCAGCCAAATCAATATTCACCAAACTAAACAAACATCCGTCAGATTGAAGATGGTCTGAGCTGGTTCTAGTGTTTGTGCAGACAGAAGCTTGTCGCCACAGAAAAACCACTTCCTAAACTTCAGAGACCTCCAACCTCCAGCCTCCACCGTTAACAGCAGGAAAACATCAGTAATTGGAGGGAGGCCGGCTGATGCTTCACTTATTAAACCAGAAAGACCCCCAAAGACTGTTTGTGTAGGAGCTGCTCTACGCCACCTGACAGAAATGGACAGTAGGTCAATGCCTTTGATTTTCTACAAGATTTAAATTAGTTAAATCAACTCCAAAGTGTTGTGGAAACCTTCAAAGAACACCCGAACTAAACACGTCAAAGGATGTCCGCATAATGACAAGGTGTCAGAATATATCTGTCCATTTAGTGCAAGTCAGAACAGGAAGCTCAGCAACAAAATcaagcaaaaaatgacaaaaccgagacacggATTGACAAACatatgaaacaaaacgacaaagacgagacacaaaattacaaaaatgagacatcaaatgaaagacacaaaaaacaaaacaacaaaaatatgaaacgaaatgacaaatacaacacataaaatgacaaaaatgagagccaaaataacaaacatgagacacaaaatgataaaaaatgagacactaaatgacaaaaatgagacactaaacaacaaaaaggacaaaaatgacacacaaaatgaaaaaacaagacaataaaacaataaaaatgacaaaaacaatataaaatgacaaaaaatgaagcaaaatgacaaaaacaagacataaaatgacaaaagtgacacacaaaatgaaaaaaacaagacacttaataaaaattacaaaaacgatatgaaatgacaaaagtattaaacaaaacaacaaaaatgagacataaaataacaaaaatatgaaactaaatgacaaaaacgagatacaaaatgacaaaaaatgaagcaaaatgacaaaaaaagacagaaaatgacaaaagcgagacactaaacattaaaaatgacaaaatgacaaaaatgagacacaaaatgacaaaaatatgaaactaaatgacaaaaacgagatacaaaatgacaaaaaaatgaagcaaaatgacaaaaacaagacacaaaatgacaaaaatgagacacaaaatgacaaaattatgaAACAAacggaaaaaaatgagacatgaaatgacaaaaaagtacacaaaatgacaaaagtgagacatgaagagaaaaaaatgagacaaaacgacaaaaacgagacactaaACACCAAGAAaggggcacaaaatgacaaaaatgagacacaaaatgacaaaaatgagacagaaaacaacaaaagtttgcTTGAAACTAATAAAAATCAACTTATTAGAACACTTTCTCATCACTGCAGCTTAATTCGAGTTTTTTTGCGGCATAaatccacaaacagacacagaaaaaccAGCCGTGAATCAGTGAAATCCAGTGAAAATGCAGATTGCAGATCTTGTGAAACACTGctggatgttgtttttttttttaccagagcagagcagagggatATTTATTCAGAGAGCGGTTGGATTTCACAAACCTCGGTGGGAAATTGAAAGCAGGCTTTGTTTATGAAAGCAGAGAAGGCAGCAGAGAGGCTAAATTTTGTTCTCGAccaggagaaaaacaagaatttaCGGGCTGAAAAACAACAGTATCACGTAGAGCCGGGCTCAGCTGGAGTCCAGATGGTCGGAACAAAGCGGCGCTCCGGAGGTACATACATGCAGACGCTCGCAAACAAACAGAACGAGGCTTTTCTGGAGGCCCGAATCCCCACAGAGAGCCTGAGTCTGCATGTGTTAGTGAGTCTGGACAGGATATACAGACCATAACCAGCACCCCGAGAGCcaagcccaaaaaaaaaaaatcaccctaACCAGCTTCAGATGCCTCCAAAGACAGCCAAAGCTTGAAAAAAGAAGTCACTTTCCCATTAAAGAGAATTCTCTCACTGGAAAGTTTTATAAGCTTTTATATAATGCAGAGAGTGAAACCACAGCTGGGATCAGACGTGAGACAAAGAGCAGGACGGGCCGCAAACACCAGTTAAAGAGGCTGACGCACCAGTTAAAGACCAGTAAGTGACTTCTacaaaaccagaacaaaaaaGACTTTTATAGTGTCCAGATGGTTGGATTTgggtttgttttgctttctgacctcctcagaatcagctggtTCTGGATAATAAATGACTTTCTCAAAGCagagtgtcatcagcatagaaaCGAACAGGAAACTAAGAGAACAAAACTTCATGCAGCTCGTTAAGACATTTATTatgatttttcatcaaaatttCAATCACAGATGTTAAGTAAAGTTACAGTTCTTTgtctccagtaactttatcaatgatcagagttctaccttcagactgtgaatatttccagagttccaggtccttgaagtccacagaggtgGGGTtgagatttatcactttttattggatttttttctatcatttcaccacaaaaatggccaaaattatcacaaaaagaaccaaaattagcctgaaaggttcaaatatgacaggaaaaacacccaaaatcatTAGAAAAAGTactaaaatgaacacaaaacaaatacattgCCAAAGAAACTCAAAACACTTGCTAAATTAcaccaaaaacagccaaaattaccctgaaatattcaaatatgccagcaaaaacatagaaaatcaccacaaaaacggCCAAATTTACCAtaaaaaggaccaaaactacAATAATACAGGCGAAATTACGACAAACACTGAACAACGGAACAAAAAACATCACcaaaaaagatctaaaactaGCTTGAAACGTTGATATATgccagcaaaaaaacaaaaaaatcaccacaaaaagtttGCAGATGTAAACTCTGGATAAATGAACCACAGTTATTGAATTTAAAGAATCCATTTTAAGCCACGTTTAGATGTTTTCCTGAAACAGTGAAACTCTGAACACCTGTGAATCTTCTTACCTGCATCTCCGTCGTCGGTCGTCGGTCGACTCTGAGCTGCAGGaagttgcagcagcagcagcagaatgcagggaagcagcagcaggaggcagcGACGCATCGTGACCTGCGACGTCCAGACGGCAACGATCtgcagaaagacacagaaacatTAGAAAACGAGACACTTCTCCCAGAGTTTACTGCAGATTGTGTTTGTCCAGAAGTTTCTAAAGCAGAGTTTCAACACGATGACCTTCCTGCAGGACGGACAGtaacaaaaaaactgtaaaacatctGACATGAAAGGCTGAAATATGCAAACGtgaatttttttattgtctttccaTTAAAAATTGGAGAAATGGCTAATAACTGGAAATTCAATGACTATCTTAAAGCAGAGTGTCATCAGCGTAGAGGCGAACGTCTGTTCCTTAATGAAGGGAAACTAAAAgtcaatggatggatggatggatggatggataattggatggatggatggataattggatggatggatggatggataattggatggatggatggatggataattggatggatagatggataattggatggatggatggataattggatggatggatggatggatggataattggatggatggatggataattggatggatggatggatggatggatgggtgggttgATAattggatggatgatggatgatggatggataattgtatggatggatggataattgtatggatggatgatggatggatggatagatggataattggatggatggatggatggatggataattggatggacggatggatggatgatagatggatggatggatggatggatgatagatggatggataattggatggatggatggatggatggatggataattggatggatggatggatggataattggatggatggatggatggatgatagatggatggatggatggataattggatggatggatggatggatggataattggatggatggataattggatggacggatggatggatggatggataattggatggatggatggatgatagatggatggatggatggatggatgatagatggatggatggatggataattggatggatggatggatggatggataattggatggatggatggatggatggataattggatggatggatggatggatgatagatggatggatggatggataattggatggacggatggatggatggataattggatggatggatggatggatggatggatggataattggatggatggatggatgatagatggatgatagatggatggatggatggatggataattggatggatggatggatggatggataattggatggatggatggatggatggatgatagatggatggatggataattggatggatggatggatggatgatagattaTTAATTCTAAGGGTCTAATGGACATTATGTGACTGTACTACTTGCAAGCTGCAAATTAAGcctaaagttgttgtttttaaatgcagttaaacTGCTAATAAAACACAAGTTAGGAGCGCATTAACAGTTCATGTTTTAATCCATGTTTTGCGGCAGAACATGTCAAATTTGACATCAGGAAGCTGCTTCCTCATGGATGCATAATTCTGTTAAAACTGAGCTTCTCAGTGGTTCCACCTAaggtttctttcatattttttggctgttttttgtaaaaacaatcAAGGTGTGGGATTTTCCTGAACAGAATAGATTTTAGAAGATCATTATGAATTCAGTGAGTCTCATTTGACAGCAACTCttaaacaaatccgtggatccagactataagacgcatcactgccagaatctg
It encodes the following:
- the fgfr1b gene encoding fibroblast growth factor receptor 1b; this translates as MRRCLLLLLPCILLLLLQLPAAQSRPTTDDGDAGDALKSSEDEEDDKSSSEENKLSNELSTSNEKLQPLAPQWVSPEWMDKKLHAVPASKTVKLKCQATGNPPPTLRWYKNGKELRKDQRIGGFKIRDHMWTLIMESVVPSDKGNYTCVVENEYGSLKHTYQLDVVERSPHRPILQAGLPANQTAVVGSDVSFVCRVFSDPQPHIQWLKHITVNGSRVGPNGHPYVLVLKTAGLNTTDKEMEVLTLRNVSLDDAGEYTCLAGNSIGLAYHSAWLTVVNELPPAPLPSQTYLEIFIYCLGFFIVIILTATAVICRLCCTPKKSDFSGQLAVQKLAKTIPLRKQVSVESSSSLQSGKCLMRQSRLSSAATTILAGVSEYELPYDPVWELPRDRLTLGKPLGEGCFGQVVLAEAVGIDKNKPTRLTKVAVKMLKADATEKDLSDLISEMEMMKMIGKHKNIINLLGACTQDGPLYVVVEYASQGNLREYLRSRRPAGLEYWSGSRQASLGSVEVRELVSAAYQVARGMSYLASKKCIHRDLAARNVLVTDDNVMKIADFGLARDIHHIDYYKKTTNGRLPVKWMAPEALFDRIYTHQSDVWSFGVLLWEIFTLGGSPYPGVPVEELFKLLKEGHRMEKPSACTQELYLMMRDCWNAVPSRRPTFQQLVEDLDRTLSLMANQEYLDLAVPLVQYSPVQYSPVQYSSVGPSARSCSSP